The Schistocerca serialis cubense isolate TAMUIC-IGC-003099 chromosome 10, iqSchSeri2.2, whole genome shotgun sequence genome includes a region encoding these proteins:
- the LOC126424529 gene encoding longitudinals lacking protein-like isoform X6, with translation MNENNNVHLRWNKHQATLMSVFDCLLDSEKLTDCTISAEGHHVRAHKIILSACSPYFEELFSENYEKHPIIILHDVKYNVVKALMDFMYRGEVNVPQEELSGILKLSESLQVRGLSGSGCVEDVYMQKGSGRNAQSVHPETLSLQPASVSHFASNQNKAEEKVQSFRESPPCVSSQEGGYVEIDSISKSFRKYRESINHSGSDQRTGQNEFEEVITPDLDNVHQLQSQRQALPTICNAADGSVFSPIPHQSACSELQSSSGEMTVAENEQFLIPEAVLPDKRSANLSTHQQEVALETKSEVLESHMEIVEDLTLDDDEDDDYLAADDYREDCNSAEVDIGEVGRAGGGLTYEEYFRAQGVNNLRSSFGSDYSNHMTSTTPQTVLHKRFCCQSCGKSYKHPSGLCRHVKLECGKEPQIQCPRCNYRCFRSHTLKKHMTTRRCQMREKCALFEEGV, from the coding sequence atgaatgaaaacaacaaTGTTCATTTGAGGTGGAATAAACATCAAGCTACTTTGATGTCTGTTTTCGATTGTCTGTTGGACAGTGAGAAGCTAACAGACTGCACAATTAGTGCTGAGGGACATCATGTAAGAGCACACAAGATAATTCTTTCTGCATGTAGTCCATATTTTGAGGAACTGTTCTCTGAAAACTATGAGAAGCACCCAATTATTATTCTGCACGACGTAAAATACAATGTGGTGAAGGCTTTGATGGATTTTATGTACCGTGGTGAAGTAAATGTGCCACAAGAGGAGCTTAGTGGTATTCTTAAACTCTCGGAGTCCCTTCAAGTAAGGGGACTGTCTGGTAGTGGATGTGTGGAAGATGTTTACATGCAGAAAGGCAGTGGAAGAAATGCACAATCAGTACATCCAGAAACACTCTCACTGCAACCTGCTTCTGTGTCACATTTTGCCTCAAATCAGAACAAGGCAGAAGAAAAGGTGCAGTCATTTAGAGAAAGCCCTCCATGTGTGTCATCCCAGGAAGGAGGTTATGTGGAAATAGACTCCATTTCTAAATCCTTTCGAAAGTACAGAGAAAGTATTAATCACTCTGGTTCTGATCAGAGAACAGGCCAGAATGAGTTTGAAGAAGTCATTACACCTGATCTTGATAATGTGCATCAACTTCAATCTCAAAGGCAAGCACTGCCCACAATCTGTAATGCAGCAGATGGATCAGTTTTCAGTCCAATTCCACATCAGTCTGCATGTAGTGAGTTGCAGAGCTCCAGTGGGGAAATGACTGTTGCAGAAAATGAGCAGTTTCTAATACCGGAGGCAGTATTACCTGACAAAAGGTCAGCAAATCTGAGTACACACCAACAAGAGGTAGCACTTGAAACAAAATCTGAGGTCCTGGAGAGTCACATGGAAATTGTAGAAGACCTTACTCTCGATGACGACGAAGATGACGATTACCTTGCTGCTGACGATTATCGTGAAGATTGTAACAGTGCTGAAGTTGACATTGGGGAAGTTGGCAGAGCGGGTGGAGGTCTTACATACGAAGAATATTTTCGTGCTCAAGGAGTTAACAATCTGCGTTCTTCGTTTGGTAGTGATTATTCGAATCACATGACTTCCACAACACCCCAGACGGTATTACATAAACGGTTTTGTTGTCAGTCATGTGGGAAGTCTTACAAGCATCCATCAGGCTTATGCAGACATgtgaagcttgaatgtggtaaagAACCACAGATCCAGTGTCCCCGCTGCAATTATCGGTGCTTTAGGAGTCATACTCTTAAGAAACATATGACTACTCGCCGATGTCAGATGCGAGAAAAGTGTGCACTTTTTGAAGAAGGGGTGTGA